Below is a genomic region from Phycobacter azelaicus.
CGCTTCAGTTCAATTGTTGGCTGGGGCCATTCGATGGCTTTCCACCCAATCTGCAAATGCAACGCGGTCGATATAAACCCGGTTAGAGATTTTCACGATCGCGAAGAGAAGCCCGTTCGTCTCCGCATTGAAGATATACCAACGGAGCTTTTGCTCAGTCAGGAAGGGGGTTTCGTTCACAAGCTGTTTGACAGTCCGCAGGTCCTCATAGCTAGCTTTCATTGCATAGCACCTTGTTCTAAAAGAAGAAGAAAAGATAACTATCCCGACTGAGCTTATCGATTTTCCGGCTTCAGGCAAGGTGGTAGTTTCGACTTCGGTGAAAGCCAGGAAGTATTGAGACTAGTTGTGGTGGCACGCCAGCAGTTGAGAAGAACTGCCCCCAAAGTGCCCCTAAACCCAAAATCTGCCCCTGACCCAAAAAACAAAAAAGCCCTCAAGTCTTTGCGACTTAAGGGCTTTTTATGGCTCCGGCGGTAGGGATCGAACCTACGACCAATTGATTAACAGTCAACTGCTCTACCGCTGAGCTACGCCGGAACGGTGGCCGTGGTATAGAATTTCGCACCTCTGCCGTCCAGAGGAAAATCGCACCTGTTCAAAGGTTTTTTCAACCCGGTTCAAAAAGCGTAACATGATCCCCTAACACCTTGTGTTCAGAACCGAATATCGCCAGCGTCATGCTGCACCACGATTTGGAAAAGCGGTTCTCAGGCACACATATGCAGCGAGAGAAAGCCCTCAGCTTCGCTCCAAATCTCTGCCAGCAACTCCATATCGCGAACTTCGTTTTCTTCCGCCATTTCGATCTGCAGCATGAACTCACGGAATCTGGTCAGCCCCAAAACGGCCGCAGATCCTGCAAGGCGATGCGCTTCCTGCCGAAGGGCGGCTGTCAATTCCGGGGCTGTCGACAGGTCTGCGCGCAATCGTTAAACATCCTGACAGAAAGTCACCAGGAAACCGCGGGCGCGTTCCGGCCCCAAAGCCTCGAAGAACTGGACGATATTCTCGTTTGTCGGCTCATCGGCCAACGCTGGTGTCTTGCCTGCTCTGCGCGCGATCAGGTCAGCCCGTTCGCGCTTGCTGATGGGCTTGGTGATGACCTCGGCAAAGCCTGCTTTCAAGATGCGGGCATGATCTTCGGGTGCTGCATGGGCCGTCAGGGCCACAATGTCGGTACCTTCAGCCAGCTTGCGCTCGCGAATCCGGCGGATGGCCTCGATCCCGTCGACCTCGGGCATGCTGATGTCCA
It encodes:
- a CDS encoding Hpt domain-containing protein; its protein translation is MRADLSTAPELTAALRQEAHRLAGSAAVLGLTRFREFMLQIEMAEENEVRDMELLAEIWSEAEGFLSLHMCA
- a CDS encoding DNA-binding protein; translated protein: MKASYEDLRTVKQLVNETPFLTEQKLRWYIFNAETNGLLFAIVKISNRVYIDRVAFADWVESHRMAPANN